A window of the Acidovorax sp. YS12 genome harbors these coding sequences:
- a CDS encoding cbb3-type cytochrome c oxidase subunit I produces the protein MDSAILSLLGAFLLSIMGLFVFIWSMRKGLLVENPQAASVIFAPGEIGRVDDPALPAPAQAGLQAAAAEPGDATPGDAAHAPGPQALAQRIAADRSSAFPVFMFIAFACLWLLLGSVAGLTASLKLHMPDWLTGEAWQTFGRVRTVHLTAVLYGWITNAALGVIVWLLPRLLRTPLAGAMWVMLGGALLNIGIASAIGAIGAGWNDGMEYLEMPWQIGLFVVAGMVCIVGPALYTLARRQVESLYVSVWYHVAALLWITLLFLVAKLPGVHFGVQQATMNWWYGHNVLGLWFTPVSVGAIYYFLPKVIGRPVRSYNLSILGFWTLAFFYGQVGGHHLVGGPVPGWLVTLSIVQSMMMVIPVAAFSINMAGTLRGRMHLARQSPTLRFMMFGGLMYMLSSLQGSFEALRAVNQVTHFTHFTVAHAHLGAYGFVTMVLFGAIYFMLPRVLGWEWPYPRLIALQFWLAATGIGIYFTGLTIGGWLQGTYMLDATRPFMDSVAVTLPWLQWRSAGGALMLASHLVFVGHVLAMALRFGPQRTGAALFSQPAVEFAHGK, from the coding sequence ATGGACAGTGCCATCCTGAGCCTGCTGGGCGCCTTCCTGCTGTCGATCATGGGGCTGTTCGTCTTCATCTGGTCGATGCGCAAGGGGCTGCTGGTGGAGAACCCCCAGGCCGCGTCGGTGATCTTCGCGCCCGGTGAAATCGGCCGGGTGGACGACCCGGCGCTCCCGGCCCCGGCCCAGGCCGGCCTGCAGGCCGCCGCCGCCGAGCCGGGCGACGCCACGCCGGGCGACGCCGCGCATGCGCCCGGCCCGCAGGCGCTGGCCCAGCGCATCGCCGCCGACCGCTCCAGCGCCTTCCCGGTGTTCATGTTCATCGCCTTCGCCTGCCTGTGGCTGCTGCTGGGCTCGGTGGCCGGGCTCACCGCCTCGCTCAAGCTGCACATGCCCGACTGGCTGACGGGCGAAGCCTGGCAGACCTTCGGGCGCGTGCGCACCGTGCACCTGACGGCCGTGCTCTACGGCTGGATCACCAACGCGGCGCTGGGCGTCATCGTCTGGCTGCTGCCGCGCCTGCTGCGCACGCCGCTGGCCGGCGCCATGTGGGTGATGCTGGGCGGCGCGCTACTGAACATCGGCATCGCCAGCGCCATCGGCGCCATCGGCGCGGGCTGGAACGACGGCATGGAGTACCTGGAGATGCCCTGGCAGATCGGCCTGTTCGTGGTCGCGGGCATGGTGTGCATCGTCGGCCCGGCGCTGTACACGCTGGCGCGCCGCCAGGTGGAGTCGCTGTACGTGAGCGTGTGGTACCACGTCGCGGCGCTGCTGTGGATCACGCTGCTGTTCCTCGTGGCCAAGCTGCCGGGCGTGCATTTCGGCGTGCAGCAGGCCACCATGAACTGGTGGTACGGCCACAACGTGCTGGGCCTGTGGTTCACGCCGGTGAGCGTGGGCGCCATCTACTACTTCCTGCCCAAGGTCATCGGGCGGCCGGTGCGCTCGTACAACCTGTCCATCCTCGGGTTCTGGACGCTGGCCTTCTTCTACGGCCAGGTGGGCGGCCACCACCTCGTGGGCGGGCCGGTGCCGGGCTGGCTGGTCACGCTGTCCATCGTGCAGAGCATGATGATGGTCATTCCCGTGGCGGCCTTCAGCATCAACATGGCGGGCACCCTGCGCGGGCGCATGCACCTGGCGCGCCAATCGCCCACGCTGCGCTTCATGATGTTCGGCGGGCTGATGTACATGCTCTCGTCGCTGCAGGGCTCGTTCGAGGCACTGCGCGCCGTCAACCAGGTCACGCACTTCACGCACTTCACGGTGGCGCACGCGCACCTGGGGGCCTACGGCTTCGTCACCATGGTGCTGTTCGGCGCCATCTACTTCATGCTGCCGCGCGTGCTGGGCTGGGAGTGGCCGTACCCGCGCCTGATCGCGCTGCAGTTCTGGCTCGCGGCCACCGGCATCGGCATCTACTTCACGGGGCTGACCATCGGCGGCTGGCTGCAGGGCACCTACATGCTCGACGCCACACGCCCCTTCATGGATTCGGTCGCCGTCACCCTGCCCTGGCTGCAGTGGCGCAGCGCGGGCGGCGCGCTCATGCTCGCCAGCCACCTGGTCTTCGTGGGCCACGTCCTGGCCATGGCGCTGCGCTTCGGGCCGCAGCGCACGGGCGCCGCCCTGTTCTCGCAGCCCGCGGTGGAGTTCGCCCATGGAAAATGA
- a CDS encoding cbb3-type cytochrome c oxidase subunit II: protein MENEVKLAAGAMVTVGLATAALVVLPYIQVRDVQAPEGLKPYSSAALRGRAVYIANGCVYCHTQQPRDRGFAPDFERGWGRASVPGDYVYDRPHLLGSMRTGPDLLNIGVRQPSKDWHLGHLYQPRAYVPGSIMPAYPYLFEAKAAAEPGDATLKLPPGYGPPGQVVVARPEALDLVAYLQALNRSYPVLPPAPR, encoded by the coding sequence ATGGAAAATGAAGTCAAGCTGGCCGCGGGGGCCATGGTCACCGTGGGCCTGGCCACCGCCGCGCTGGTGGTGCTGCCCTACATCCAGGTGCGCGACGTGCAGGCGCCCGAGGGGCTCAAGCCCTACAGCAGCGCCGCGCTGCGCGGGCGCGCCGTGTACATCGCCAACGGCTGCGTCTACTGCCACACGCAGCAGCCGCGCGACAGGGGCTTCGCGCCCGACTTCGAGCGCGGCTGGGGCCGCGCCTCTGTGCCCGGCGACTACGTGTACGACCGCCCGCACCTGCTGGGCAGCATGCGCACCGGGCCAGACCTGCTGAACATCGGCGTGCGCCAGCCCAGCAAGGACTGGCACCTGGGCCACCTGTACCAGCCGCGCGCCTACGTGCCGGGCTCGATCATGCCCGCCTACCCCTACCTGTTCGAGGCCAAGGCCGCCGCCGAGCCGGGCGACGCAACGCTCAAGCTGCCGCCGGGCTACGGCCCGCCGGGCCAGGTGGTGGTGGCGCGGCCCGAGGCGCTGGACCTCGTGGCCTACCTGCAGGCGCTCAACCGCAGCTACCCGGTGCTGCCGCCCGCGCCGCGATGA
- a CDS encoding c-type cytochrome: MPPIHDTTPHDPAHRAQARENADPEESIRPVPLAAALITLAMVLFGVSYIFLTEPPGPAALGDRRTPADLAGPAPAAAGATADGKAVFAAQCAACHQAAGQGLPGVFPPLDGSEWVRGDARVLANILLHGITGEIHVKGIAYQGAMPSFQQLGDAELAGVASFIRSSWSNQAEAVPASLFAQERQASGRTVPFEGEAALNETTPP, from the coding sequence ATGCCTCCCATCCACGACACCACGCCCCACGACCCCGCCCACCGCGCGCAGGCGCGCGAGAACGCCGACCCGGAAGAAAGCATCCGCCCCGTGCCGCTGGCCGCCGCGCTCATCACGCTGGCGATGGTGCTGTTCGGCGTGTCCTACATCTTCCTGACCGAGCCCCCGGGGCCCGCCGCGCTGGGCGACCGGCGCACGCCGGCCGACCTCGCCGGCCCCGCGCCCGCCGCGGCGGGCGCCACCGCCGACGGCAAGGCCGTGTTCGCCGCGCAGTGCGCCGCCTGCCACCAGGCCGCGGGCCAGGGCCTGCCCGGCGTGTTCCCGCCACTCGACGGCTCGGAATGGGTGCGGGGCGACGCGCGCGTGCTCGCCAACATCCTGCTGCACGGCATCACGGGCGAGATCCACGTCAAGGGCATCGCGTACCAGGGCGCCATGCCCAGCTTCCAGCAGCTCGGCGACGCCGAGCTGGCCGGCGTGGCCAGCTTCATCCGTTCGAGCTGGTCGAACCAGGCCGAGGCCGTGCCCGCCAGCCTGTTCGCCCAGGAGCGCCAGGCCAGCGGACGCACGGTCCCGTTCGAGGGCGAGGCGGCGCTCAATGAAACGACACCCCCCTGA
- a CDS encoding SCO family protein, with protein sequence MLRTALLSTVLLLCGWAAAAWLTHGFQAWTDESARRRAVALHPVAAPAVPVQGPGVAAATLPALLAEGGGVTIADFIYTRCETVCLSLGGSFQQLQAALRADAQAGAAPGVRLLSISFDGARDDPAALRAYARSLGADPALWRFVRVPGAGPQQALLRRLGVVVVPNGRGDFEHNAALLVFDARGRMVRVFDLAEQQLALDYARHLARGPR encoded by the coding sequence ATGCTGCGCACCGCCCTGCTCAGTACCGTGCTGCTGCTGTGCGGCTGGGCGGCGGCGGCCTGGCTGACGCACGGCTTCCAGGCCTGGACCGACGAAAGCGCGCGCCGCCGCGCGGTGGCGCTGCACCCCGTGGCCGCGCCCGCCGTGCCCGTGCAGGGCCCCGGCGTGGCCGCCGCCACGCTGCCCGCGCTGTTGGCCGAGGGCGGCGGCGTGACCATCGCCGATTTCATCTACACCCGCTGCGAGACGGTGTGCCTGTCGCTGGGCGGCAGCTTCCAGCAGTTGCAGGCGGCGCTGCGGGCCGACGCCCAGGCGGGCGCGGCGCCGGGGGTGCGCCTGCTGTCGATCAGCTTCGACGGCGCGCGCGACGACCCCGCCGCGCTGCGCGCCTACGCCCGCTCGCTGGGCGCCGACCCGGCGCTGTGGCGCTTCGTGCGCGTGCCCGGCGCCGGGCCGCAGCAGGCCCTGCTGCGCCGCCTGGGCGTGGTGGTCGTGCCCAACGGGCGCGGCGACTTCGAGCACAACGCCGCGCTGCTGGTGTTCGACGCACGCGGGCGCATGGTGCGCGTGTTCGACCTGGCCGAGCAGCAATTGGCGCTGGACTACGCGCGCCACCTGGCGCGGGGGCCCCGGTGA
- a CDS encoding histidine kinase, translating to MRRLGLWLALWLLAWPAAWADGMEAVACAPRIVSAQAARSADGARPVQGWERVTLPDRWGRRWPGYSGTVWYRIDWERADCAPAALGLGIDGIGSAGEVFINEDLLWRDASLAEPLSRSWNVPRWWLLPASTLRAGSNTVWVRVVSVAALSSGLVGTLRLGDAADVARAQEQAQWRQRTVYFVNAVLAGMAAALFLLVWGLRRQERAYGWFALMSLCWLAYLSTYLADTPWPFADSLDRARASLVALVGYVLCACLFTFRFGAQRLPWAERALWLLAALGAAAAWWAPQGAESAWFAAIWRGAMAVFLLNGLQFQWHAWRPGRGVAQRLLALCWLVLVAVALFTLGLVPDVWHVARNWAALSGIATIVLVMLLLGGQLAQQMRSAERFQRELEARVAEARAELAHAVAREHAQALDNAKLQERMQIAHDLHDGLGGSLVRGMALLEQAGGQLPGERVLSLLKTLRDDLRQVIDHGSSAGATVPATPVQWAAPLRHRVTRILDEMGVASEWRIAAQWRGPVEEGGCPSALQCLLLTRLVEEALSNVIKHSQARRVCVECALPLPGVFVVRVEDDGRGFDVDAVQRAGLSVGMRSMAARAERMGAVFQVASSAGGTAVSVVLRMLPGRPGSEHAESGASPFQQSASSY from the coding sequence ATGCGGCGGCTGGGGTTGTGGCTGGCGCTGTGGCTGCTGGCGTGGCCCGCGGCATGGGCCGACGGGATGGAGGCCGTGGCCTGCGCGCCGCGCATCGTGTCGGCGCAGGCCGCGCGCTCGGCCGATGGCGCCCGGCCGGTGCAGGGGTGGGAGCGCGTCACGCTGCCCGACAGGTGGGGGCGCCGCTGGCCCGGCTACAGCGGAACGGTCTGGTACCGCATCGACTGGGAGCGCGCGGACTGCGCGCCTGCCGCCCTGGGCCTGGGCATCGACGGCATCGGCAGCGCGGGCGAGGTGTTCATCAACGAGGACCTGCTGTGGCGCGACGCCTCGCTGGCCGAGCCGCTCTCGCGCAGCTGGAACGTGCCGCGCTGGTGGCTGCTGCCGGCGTCCACCCTGCGCGCGGGCAGCAACACCGTGTGGGTGCGCGTGGTGAGCGTGGCCGCGCTGTCGTCCGGCCTGGTGGGCACACTGCGCCTGGGCGATGCGGCGGACGTGGCGCGCGCGCAGGAGCAGGCCCAGTGGCGCCAGCGCACGGTGTACTTCGTCAACGCCGTGCTCGCCGGCATGGCGGCGGCGCTGTTCCTGCTGGTGTGGGGCCTGCGGCGGCAGGAGCGGGCCTATGGCTGGTTCGCCCTCATGTCGCTGTGCTGGCTGGCCTACCTGAGCACCTACCTGGCCGACACGCCCTGGCCTTTCGCCGATTCGCTGGACCGCGCGCGCGCCAGCCTGGTGGCGCTGGTGGGCTACGTGCTGTGCGCCTGCCTGTTCACCTTCCGCTTCGGCGCGCAGCGCCTGCCGTGGGCCGAGCGCGCGCTGTGGCTGCTGGCGGCTCTGGGTGCGGCGGCGGCGTGGTGGGCGCCGCAGGGCGCCGAGAGTGCCTGGTTCGCTGCCATCTGGCGCGGCGCCATGGCGGTGTTCCTGCTCAACGGGCTGCAATTCCAGTGGCATGCGTGGCGGCCGGGGCGCGGCGTGGCGCAGCGGCTGCTGGCGCTGTGCTGGCTGGTGCTCGTGGCGGTGGCGCTGTTCACGCTGGGCCTGGTGCCGGACGTGTGGCACGTGGCGCGCAACTGGGCGGCGCTCAGCGGCATTGCCACCATCGTGCTGGTCATGCTGCTGCTGGGCGGCCAGCTGGCGCAGCAGATGCGCAGCGCCGAGCGCTTCCAGCGCGAACTGGAGGCGCGCGTGGCCGAGGCGCGCGCCGAACTGGCCCACGCCGTGGCGCGCGAGCATGCGCAGGCGCTGGACAACGCCAAGCTGCAGGAGCGCATGCAGATCGCGCACGACCTGCACGACGGCCTGGGCGGCAGCCTGGTGCGCGGCATGGCGCTGCTGGAGCAGGCGGGCGGGCAGTTGCCCGGTGAGCGCGTGCTGTCGCTGCTCAAGACGCTGCGCGACGACCTGCGCCAGGTGATCGACCACGGATCGAGCGCGGGCGCCACCGTGCCCGCGACGCCGGTGCAGTGGGCCGCGCCGCTGCGCCACCGCGTCACGCGCATCCTCGACGAGATGGGCGTGGCCAGCGAATGGCGCATCGCCGCGCAGTGGCGGGGCCCGGTGGAGGAGGGCGGCTGCCCGAGCGCGCTGCAGTGCCTGCTGCTGACGCGGCTGGTGGAGGAGGCGCTGTCCAACGTCATCAAGCACAGCCAGGCGCGGCGCGTGTGCGTGGAGTGCGCGTTGCCGCTGCCCGGGGTGTTCGTGGTGCGCGTCGAGGATGACGGTCGGGGCTTCGACGTGGACGCCGTGCAGCGCGCGGGCCTGTCGGTGGGCATGCGCAGCATGGCGGCGCGCGCCGAGCGCATGGGCGCGGTGTTCCAGGTGGCGTCCAGCGCGGGGGGCACGGCGGTGAGTGTGGTGCTGCGCATGCTGCCGGGCAGGCCCGGGAGTGAACATGCCGAATCAGGCGCCAGCCCTTTCCAGCAAAGCGCGAGCAGCTACTGA
- a CDS encoding response regulator transcription factor, producing MTVALPAPESVLPAPVLVVEDEPLLQQRLRGVLLALGYAPDALLFAATLAEARAGLAQQPVALALVDLQLPDGNGCDLIAQLRADDPGLGILVVSAWSSEDAILGALRAGATGYVLKERDDVEVQLSIRSVLRGGAPIDPFIARRILQLLPAPAPAAAGAAPAEALSEREGEILRLVADGLSNREIAEQLFLSRYTVESHVKRIYRKLAVSSRMGAVSAARTRGWLG from the coding sequence ATGACCGTTGCCCTTCCTGCCCCCGAATCCGTACTGCCCGCGCCCGTGCTGGTGGTGGAAGACGAGCCGCTGCTGCAGCAGCGTTTGCGCGGCGTGCTGCTGGCGCTGGGCTACGCGCCGGACGCGCTGCTGTTCGCGGCCACGCTGGCCGAGGCGCGCGCCGGCCTGGCGCAGCAGCCCGTGGCGCTGGCGCTGGTGGATTTACAACTGCCCGACGGCAACGGGTGCGATCTGATCGCGCAGCTGCGCGCCGACGACCCTGGCCTGGGCATCCTGGTGGTGTCGGCCTGGAGTTCGGAGGACGCGATTCTGGGCGCGCTGCGCGCCGGGGCCACGGGCTACGTGCTCAAGGAGCGCGACGACGTGGAGGTACAGCTCTCCATCCGCAGCGTGCTGCGCGGCGGCGCGCCAATCGACCCGTTCATTGCGCGGCGCATTCTGCAACTGCTGCCGGCGCCTGCGCCCGCGGCGGCGGGCGCGGCCCCGGCCGAGGCGCTGAGCGAGCGCGAGGGCGAGATCCTGCGGCTGGTGGCCGATGGCCTCTCGAACCGCGAGATCGCCGAGCAGCTTTTCCTGTCGCGCTACACGGTGGAAAGCCACGTCAAGCGCATCTACCGCAAGCTGGCCGTATCGTCGCGCATGGGCGCGGTGAGCGCGGCGCGCACGCGCGGGTGGCTGGGCTGA
- a CDS encoding IPTL-CTERM sorting domain-containing protein, with translation MQPTTPLALTLALALAAPLLAQAQPFMPVAGDDSILVNGNSSPQATHEMWQRCAEGQQWSGGTCTGTATLYTASQLAAAIAAANAENGGAGRNGYNDWRRPGYSELAALHNPGAGGAPYTYATDFPNTPASVFWAVDLIPGMVSFAVDFGSSNASATIVAPGGNPLRLVRGGSGYHATATAQPPEAFSALAPAERRHLPQATGTTFTVTPRPGWQVDSASTSTTDGSCQPIVDKSGLTDRNTVTVLNMQSDCAIAITLARIPGVWRVGVQQPPAAQGRIDCPATVSSAAPATCTAQPEPGYVLAAWGDDCAGASGSTCTLASPGRDAMVSARFMASTALALAASPASPSAAGVPVTFTATLSGAASPTGAVTFKDGTATLCTVPAAPYTCTATPLTGAHGVTASYAGDAGHAAASAALAHQVDAAAFPVSGGTATVSVAGPAGCTFARLALDNATPADGLPARATAPLGVLRFAATGCTGATLQVQVRYPTGSLAGLAPHKHGPHGGQTGWFAHGAASGDTVAYTVADNGDGDNDPAPGVIADPFAPLLLGAAPPAGAQAIPTLSQWGVLLLSLPVGLLGWRRSRAKTTRNA, from the coding sequence ATGCAGCCCACCACGCCCCTCGCCTTGACCCTGGCCCTGGCCCTGGCCGCGCCGCTGCTGGCGCAGGCCCAGCCCTTCATGCCCGTGGCGGGCGACGACAGCATCCTCGTCAACGGCAACTCCAGCCCCCAGGCCACGCACGAGATGTGGCAACGCTGCGCCGAAGGCCAGCAGTGGAGCGGCGGCACCTGCACCGGCACGGCCACGCTCTATACCGCCAGCCAGCTTGCCGCCGCCATCGCTGCCGCCAATGCCGAGAACGGCGGCGCCGGGCGCAACGGCTACAACGACTGGCGCAGGCCCGGCTACAGCGAACTGGCCGCCCTGCACAACCCCGGCGCCGGCGGCGCGCCCTACACCTACGCGACGGATTTCCCCAACACCCCTGCCAGCGTGTTCTGGGCGGTGGACCTGATCCCGGGGATGGTCAGTTTTGCCGTGGACTTCGGCAGCAGCAATGCCAGCGCCACCATCGTCGCCCCCGGCGGCAACCCACTGCGGCTGGTGCGCGGCGGCAGCGGCTACCACGCCACCGCCACGGCGCAGCCGCCCGAGGCCTTTTCCGCCCTGGCGCCCGCCGAGCGGCGCCACCTGCCCCAGGCCACCGGCACCACCTTCACCGTCACGCCCCGCCCCGGCTGGCAGGTGGACAGCGCCAGCACCAGCACGACCGACGGCAGTTGCCAACCCATCGTGGACAAGAGCGGGCTGACCGACCGCAACACCGTCACCGTCCTCAACATGCAAAGCGACTGCGCCATCGCCATCACGCTGGCGCGCATCCCCGGCGTATGGCGGGTGGGCGTGCAGCAGCCGCCCGCCGCGCAAGGCCGCATCGACTGCCCGGCCACCGTCAGCAGCGCCGCGCCCGCCACCTGCACCGCCCAGCCGGAGCCCGGCTACGTGCTCGCGGCCTGGGGCGACGACTGCGCTGGCGCCAGCGGCAGCACCTGCACGCTGGCGAGCCCCGGGCGCGACGCCATGGTGTCGGCCCGCTTCATGGCCAGCACCGCGCTGGCGCTGGCCGCCAGCCCCGCCAGCCCAAGCGCGGCAGGCGTGCCCGTGACCTTCACCGCCACGCTCTCCGGCGCGGCCAGCCCCACGGGCGCCGTCACCTTCAAGGACGGCACCGCCACCCTGTGCACCGTGCCCGCCGCGCCGTACACCTGCACCGCCACGCCGCTGACGGGGGCACACGGCGTTACCGCCAGCTACGCGGGCGACGCCGGCCACGCCGCCGCCTCGGCCGCGCTGGCACACCAGGTGGACGCCGCCGCCTTCCCCGTCTCGGGCGGCACGGCCACGGTCAGCGTCGCCGGCCCGGCGGGCTGCACGTTCGCCCGCCTGGCGCTGGACAACGCCACCCCGGCCGACGGCCTGCCGGCCCGCGCCACCGCCCCGCTGGGCGTGCTGCGCTTTGCCGCCACCGGCTGCACGGGCGCCACGCTGCAGGTGCAGGTGCGCTACCCCACGGGCAGCCTGGCGGGCCTGGCGCCGCACAAGCACGGCCCGCACGGCGGGCAGACGGGCTGGTTCGCCCACGGCGCGGCCAGCGGCGACACGGTGGCCTACACCGTGGCCGACAACGGCGACGGCGACAACGACCCCGCCCCCGGCGTGATCGCCGACCCCTTCGCCCCGCTGCTGCTGGGCGCCGCGCCCCCCGCCGGGGCACAGGCCATTCCCACGCTGTCGCAGTGGGGCGTGCTGCTGCTGTCGCTGCCCGTGGGGCTGCTGGGCTGGCGGCGATCACGTGCCAAAACGACCCGCAACGCTTGA
- a CDS encoding alpha/beta fold hydrolase — protein MPTSTSPASRRATRLAAAVALAASLAACGGSSSDSPPDPLQKYRTQAVQWAECDATIIGPRSPKLDALWALAGERLRCAQVSAPLDWADPGRGDITLAVMRLAAGTPPKRRGALLFNPGGPGGDGLGNALTLLGAFALSDPGSPQGAQQLRLLAEYDMVGFSPRGLGASTRLHCATNELERFVDYSPAGWDTPANLANAHYNGRKTAEACGKNPLTPYINTDATARDMDLLRGLLGDGKLNYLGYSYGTWLGAWYASLFPEKVGRMVLDSALDFGTTIEKSLLHSQPPARQRLFDEVMVPYAVRHPNFFRLGATGDEVRAVMPRLHPRVQAVLAESLSGLGYNRADAMAYLGHIAAARGLDAALQSVPDAADASAVRNALAQQVFDPDSSQHDALLHKAAWTLYGRYRTTWLAPEAHSIQVDGAAGVAIRCNDTPAITDLAQWTATVRGAAQQAPMYFGGLLALNACAFWGGPSVHKPSPAAMQQLPVLFVQTQYDAATNTDGANTFFAQLPGARRVYVTGDFQHGVYPYADGCVDPQVTAYLLGEAPAQRETVCPGKPLEGEDQAAAQKAQPADGAPPVYTDPEKARALIDEFKRSLVPPSLRP, from the coding sequence ATGCCCACATCGACTTCCCCCGCCAGCCGCCGCGCCACCCGGCTGGCCGCCGCCGTGGCCCTGGCAGCCAGCCTGGCCGCCTGCGGCGGCAGCAGCAGCGATAGCCCGCCCGACCCGCTGCAGAAGTACCGCACGCAGGCCGTGCAATGGGCGGAATGCGACGCCACCATCATCGGCCCGCGCAGCCCCAAGCTCGACGCACTGTGGGCGCTGGCGGGCGAGCGGCTGCGCTGCGCCCAGGTGAGCGCGCCGCTCGACTGGGCCGACCCCGGACGCGGCGACATCACCCTGGCGGTGATGCGCCTGGCGGCGGGCACGCCGCCCAAGCGGCGCGGCGCCCTGCTGTTCAACCCCGGCGGGCCGGGCGGCGACGGGCTGGGCAATGCCCTCACGCTGCTGGGCGCCTTCGCCCTGAGCGACCCCGGCAGCCCGCAGGGCGCGCAGCAACTGCGCCTGCTCGCCGAGTACGACATGGTGGGTTTCTCGCCGCGCGGCTTGGGCGCCAGCACGCGGCTGCACTGCGCCACCAACGAGCTGGAGCGCTTCGTGGACTACAGCCCGGCGGGGTGGGACACGCCCGCGAACCTCGCCAACGCCCACTACAACGGCCGCAAGACGGCCGAGGCGTGCGGGAAAAACCCCCTCACCCCCTACATCAACACCGACGCCACGGCGCGCGACATGGACTTGCTGCGCGGCCTGCTCGGGGACGGCAAGCTCAACTACCTGGGCTACTCCTACGGCACCTGGCTGGGCGCCTGGTACGCCAGCCTGTTCCCCGAGAAAGTCGGGCGCATGGTGCTCGACAGCGCGCTGGACTTCGGCACCACCATCGAAAAATCGCTGCTGCACTCGCAGCCCCCCGCGCGCCAGCGCCTGTTCGACGAGGTGATGGTGCCCTACGCCGTGCGGCACCCAAACTTCTTCCGCCTGGGCGCGACCGGGGACGAAGTGCGCGCCGTGATGCCGCGCCTGCACCCGCGCGTGCAGGCCGTGCTGGCCGAATCCCTGAGCGGCCTGGGCTACAACCGCGCGGACGCCATGGCCTACCTCGGCCACATCGCGGCGGCCCGGGGACTGGATGCGGCGCTGCAAAGCGTGCCCGATGCGGCCGACGCCAGCGCGGTCCGCAACGCGCTGGCGCAGCAGGTCTTCGACCCCGACAGCAGCCAGCACGACGCGCTGCTGCACAAGGCCGCATGGACGCTCTACGGCAGGTACCGCACAACCTGGCTGGCGCCCGAGGCGCACAGCATCCAGGTGGACGGCGCGGCCGGCGTCGCCATCCGCTGCAACGACACGCCCGCCATCACCGACCTGGCGCAATGGACCGCCACGGTGCGCGGCGCGGCGCAGCAGGCGCCCATGTACTTCGGCGGCCTGCTGGCGCTGAACGCCTGCGCCTTCTGGGGCGGCCCCTCGGTCCACAAGCCCAGCCCGGCGGCCATGCAACAGTTGCCGGTGCTGTTCGTGCAGACGCAGTACGACGCAGCCACCAACACCGACGGCGCCAACACCTTCTTCGCCCAGTTGCCCGGCGCCCGCCGCGTGTACGTCACGGGCGATTTCCAGCACGGCGTCTATCCCTACGCCGATGGCTGCGTCGATCCGCAGGTGACGGCCTACCTGCTGGGCGAGGCGCCCGCGCAGCGCGAAACCGTGTGCCCCGGCAAGCCGCTGGAAGGAGAAGACCAGGCCGCTGCGCAGAAGGCGCAGCCAGCGGACGGCGCGCCGCCGGTCTACACCGACCCCGAAAAGGCGCGCGCGCTGATCGACGAGTTCAAGCGCAGCCTGGTGCCCCCCAGCCTGCGGCCCTGA
- a CDS encoding shikimate dehydrogenase encodes MQIDGKTRLVGIVADPIAHVRTPQLFNAAAAQQGLNAVCVPLHAAPAHLPQLLAGLAGCQNLAGLVVTIPHKEAVTAHCGELTPAARLVGAANVLRWDAARGHWVGGNLDGDGFVAGLKERGHTLAGQRVLLLGAGGAGKAIAYAVGRERPAALVLSNRSMARAEEAVQRLAPALPGVDVRTGTADATGFDVVINATALGLHDGDPAPLPTETLQPGTLVCEAVMRDTALLAAARARGATAHPGHGMLYGQMVEIARFFGLAIAPGNVPRLFG; translated from the coding sequence ATGCAGATCGACGGCAAGACCCGGCTGGTCGGCATCGTGGCCGACCCCATCGCCCACGTGCGCACGCCGCAGCTCTTCAACGCCGCCGCCGCCCAGCAGGGGCTGAACGCCGTGTGCGTGCCGCTGCACGCGGCGCCCGCGCACCTGCCGCAGCTGCTGGCGGGGCTGGCCGGCTGCCAGAACCTGGCCGGGCTGGTCGTCACCATCCCGCACAAGGAGGCCGTGACCGCGCATTGCGGTGAACTGACCCCGGCGGCGCGCCTGGTGGGCGCCGCCAACGTGCTGCGCTGGGATGCCGCGCGGGGCCACTGGGTGGGCGGCAACCTCGACGGCGACGGCTTCGTCGCCGGGCTGAAGGAGCGCGGGCACACCCTGGCGGGCCAGCGCGTGCTGCTGCTGGGCGCAGGCGGCGCGGGCAAGGCCATCGCCTACGCCGTGGGGCGCGAGCGGCCGGCCGCGCTGGTGTTGAGCAACCGCTCCATGGCGCGCGCCGAGGAGGCCGTGCAGCGCCTGGCCCCGGCGCTGCCGGGCGTGGACGTGCGCACCGGCACGGCCGACGCCACGGGCTTCGACGTGGTCATCAACGCCACCGCCCTGGGCCTGCACGACGGCGACCCGGCGCCGCTGCCCACCGAGACCCTGCAGCCCGGCACCCTGGTGTGCGAGGCCGTGATGCGCGACACCGCCTTGCTCGCCGCCGCGCGCGCACGCGGCGCCACGGCCCACCCGGGGCACGGCATGCTGTACGGGCAGATGGTGGAAATCGCCCGCTTCTTCGGCCTGGCCATTGCGCCGGGCAACGTGCCGCGCCTGTTCGGCTGA